DNA sequence from the Sardina pilchardus chromosome 23, fSarPil1.1, whole genome shotgun sequence genome:
GCTCAGCGTTTGATTACATTATATTCTCAAGTGGGTGGCCTCTATCTGACAATACTGACTGTGTTGTGCATCCTATAATTATCAGAATACCACTGCAGTGTagaaagatttattttttcagCTTCAACATTATATGttttttataccactgcttggtcaaatttcctattgtgatgcgctatttggaacgtgcattatttttctatataccgcacggctatgaagtagttcccttcttttgggcttattacacttgaatattaattcgccaatgtgaatgtaacggtaaaaacagcaatgttgtatctaagacggcggcaatataaacgaaaatgatagtagcagtggtataagcgggataatcaactccgcgccctgtgcgtttataggaaaataatgcacttatcgaagtgtaaagtcccctccgcctgcggcgtcgggtccttattaccacttcgaacgtgcattattttcctataaacgcacggcgcgtcattgattatcccttacttattgttttattagaatttaatcatccataggctacacatttgaTGGTATCATTGTCAGATACCATCCTACGGTTCTCATAAAGCCATAGCAGTGTAGCAAGATGTTTGCATAGTTTGGCCAACTGCCGTTGAGTGTAGAAGTGCTACATTAATAAGATGACATTGAGCGTTGTGTTTTGAGTATAAAAGTGCTGCAGAAATAAGATGCGATTAATATTGAGCGTTGTGTTTTGAGTATAAAAGTGCTTCATGAATAAGATGCGATTAATATTGAGCGTTGTGTTTTGAGTATAAAAGTGCTTCATGAATAAGATGCGATTAATATTGAGCGTTGTGTTTTGAGTATAAAAGTGCTACATAAATAAGATTAATATTGAGCGTTGTGTTTTGAGTATAAAAGTGCTACATAAATAAGATTAATATTGAGCGTTGTGTTTTGAGTATAAAAGTGCTGCATAAATAAGATTATTATTGAGCGTTGTGTTTTGAGTATAAAAGTGCTACATAAATAAGATTAATATTGAGCGTTGTGTTTTGAGTATAAAAGTGCTACATAAATAAGATTAATATTGAGCGTTGTGTTTTGAGTATAAAAGTGCTGCATAAATAAGATTATTATTGAGCGTTGTGTTTTGAGTATAAAAGTGCTACATAAATAAGATTATTATTGAGCGTTGTGTTTTGAGTATAAAAGTGCTACATAAATAAGATTAATATTGAGCGTTGTGTTTTGAGTATAAAAGTGCTACATAAATAAGATTAATATTGAGCGTTGTGTTTTGAGTATAAAAGTGCTACATAAATAAGATTAATATTGAGCGTTGTGTTTTGAGTATAAAAGTGCTACATAGATAAGATTAATATTGAGCGTTGTGTTTTGAGTATAaaagtgctacagtacataaagatAAGATTAATATtgagtgttgtgttttgtcTCGGCTACAACAACGCGGACTAAAATAAGATGCGGTTAATATTGAGCGTTGTGTTTTGAGTATAAAAGTGCTACATAAATAAGATTAATATTgagcgttgtgttgtgttttgtctcAGCTTCAACAACGCGGACTACATCAGCAGTAACCCGCTGCTGAGCGCCGTCAAGGTGATCTACTACTGCGCCTTCGCCCTGCTGTACGGGCTGGCCGGCTCCTGCAGCGACGTGGTCATGGTCAACTCCACCTGGACGCTCGGACACATCCTGGCGCTGTGGCGCGCGCCCAACCGCACCAGCGTAGTCTACCCGCCCTGCGACGTCCAGTCCTTCCTGGCCGCGCCGCTGGAGGACGagcaggaggatgaggagcGGAAAGACGACGGAGCCGGCGACGGCAAGTGTCACGCGGTCGTGTCGGTGGGGCAGTTCCGGCCGGAGAAGGACCACCGGCTCCAGATCCGGGCGTTCCGGAAGCTGCTGGAGCGCCGAGCCGGGGGGAAGCCGGGAGGCGGTCGGGAGGCGGTGaagctggtgctggtggggggATGCCGTAACCAGGACGACGAGGAGCGGGTCCTGATGCTGCGGGGGCTCTGCCAGGAGCTGGGCGTGGCCGACCGCGTGGAATTCAAACTCAACATTCCATTTgaggagctgaagaaggagcTCGCTGACGCCACCGTGGGCCTGCACACCATGTGGAACGAACACTTCGGCATCGGTGAGCAGGCAGAGCCCACGCTCTTGCTTCAACATTACATTagattacattgcattacattgcattgcattacattacattacattacattacattacattacattacattacattacattacattacaatacattacaACAGATAACACTGAACTCAACTCCCTCTTTCCAACAGATAACGATGAATTGTTTTGAACTTAACTCACACTCTTGGCACGTCTTTGTCAATGTTCACTTAGTTTTGACATGGCTCTGATTGTAGGGGTCAGACTGTGGTCTGCAGCAGTGCACAAGTTTTTCTGTTACTGTCTAATGTTGCTGACTTTTTGTAACAGTCGCCTGAATATGgataattgaatttaattgaatgcCTCATACTCAGGCGactgtttcatttattttcatttcaaaccttTATTTATACTCGTAGGGCATTGAGGTTTCCCTCATTTACAATGACGACGAGTTTACAAGAAAAGGTtgtgcattaataaaaagaaaGGGACATAGAACACatctaataaaataaataaataaataaataaataaatatatatataaacacataaaatgaataaaacaaatatataaaacaaataaaataagtaaaataggTAAATAAACTAAAAAACTAAAAACATGTGACACTAATTGCTTAAATACATTAGCAGAAGGCAATAGCTCTAGCTTCAAAGTTTGTTGCAGAGCGTTCCAGGTGCTAGATTATTCCTATCACCTCCTTTATGCAATGGAATGACACGGGCAGATTTCCAGACAAGCGGGAATACGccagaagagatggagagattaaaaatATATGACAATGGCTCACTAATTGCCGGAGCAGCtagttttataaaaaaaaagtggacaTAAAAGGCTGAAAGGTGAAATGGGTGACACGATCAGGGGGATCAGGGGGATCAGGGGGAGGGCTAACAACAGTGACCTCTGAGGGAGGGGGACCAGGAAACAGCTTATCAAATCATTTACCAGCTTCCGAGAAGTGTTTATTAAAAGCGTGTCTAATATCACCCGGATCTGAGATCACACAGCCATTTACTGTGATACTGATGGGAAGAGCACTAGAGGGCCGACTTTTAGTTCACCCCAGAATTTGGCAGGATTTGTATAAGAGTTGGTGActagatttaaaaaatattcagaTTTAGCTTTCCTAACAGCTGTAGTACATCTATTTCTGAGTTGTCTAAAAGACAGCCAGTGTTGGGGGTCACCAGAGCTCCTGGCTCGGGAACACTAGATTCCGACCACAGTCAATGGGTCTGAACCCCAGTTGACTTTAAGAGCTAAAAATTCCAAGCACTTAGGAATTGAAACAGCATTTAAAATGGACACTGAGAGACAAGATTTCACATATATACCAACCCTGTTACAAACAATATATAACAATAAATAATGGGTAACAATTATGATCTGTGTGTTACACTGAGCCATAAGATGCAGTGACTCAAGTGCcctaactcactcactgaccGCGTGACTTGGCCGTAGTCCCCCGACTGACCGCCGGACTTCTGTCTTTTCTCCAGGTGTGGTGGAGTGTATGGCCGCGGGAACGGTCATTCTGGCCCACAAGTCTGGCGGGCCGAAGCTGGACATCGTGGTGCCGTACGAGGGCGGGCCGACGGGCTTCCTGGCGGACGACGAGGACAGCTACGCCGACGCCCTGGAGCGCATCCTCTCGCTGAGCGCCGCCGAGCGCATGGAGATCCGCCGCCGCGCCCGCCAGTCCGTCGCTCGCTTCTCCGACCAGGAGTTCCAGACGTCCTTCCTGGCCGCCGTGGAGCCGCTCATGGGCACGCTGGAGCGCTGAGCGGACGCCGGACggacagagagcgagggagcgagcgagagcacGGAGCGACTTGTGGACAGACGAGGGACTGGACGCGGCCCCAGGGGTGTGTGGGTAATAGGATGCATGCGCCCATGTGGATATGCGGATATGCGTACACTACCTACCCTACCTACCCTGTCCTACACTGTACATCTccagtgggacacacacacacacacacacacacacacacacacacacacacacacacacacacacacacacagaaaccactGCATTCCATCCCTgagctctcacacatacacacactaagtcCTGGCAGGAAGACATGGACGGCAGACTGATTTGTTGCTTAGTGTAATCTAATACTTCACACACGCCATGCGTTGGGTTTAGACTTTCTTGAGTTTTCTAGATTTAGATGCTGGTACTGAGTTTTACTTGAGGGTCAGAGAACCTTTCCTGGAGTAATAGTCAGACTGCGCCACCTAGTGGCTGGGAGTGGCGGCAGGGTTCCCTGCAGTGCGGATAGAGTGAAGCGGAGCGTGTGGACGTCCGACTGAAGAGCCGCAGAGCTTTGTTTATCATCTTGTCTGAGTCAATGTTTTATGATGTGCTCAAACCTCTAACATGGCTGCCCAGAGTCCTGTTTGTATTGCATCACAGTGTACAGCTGCATTCCCCTTCCCCGAACCATCAATTCCAGTCTCTGGTAGTTTTATTCAGTCTCTGACCAACTGTCATTTCAGTTATGTGAACTAGTGAATttatcattttgtgtgtgtttttcttttttatcattttctgttttgttttgataaaTGGAATCTCATTTCTGCTTTGTCACAGTTCTGTTAGTGCTTAAGACCGTGTAGCGTCATGTGCGTGTCGACGGGGAATGTGgatatgctttttttttaaatgataatcCAAATGAATGTATTTCCAAAATAAATTATTTCACAATAGCAGCGTTGTTTTGTTCCTTGTGAAGGATTATGTTCTTGCTCTCCTAGCCTGCGGATGTTTCCATTAGGCTTAAGATGTGATTCTGAAATTACCAAAAATTCCTGTCTGTTTACAAAGATTTCCTGCACTTCCTGTAAATCGTATTAAAAACACATGAACACTTGCTCTTCATCTGGGTATTATTCCGGACACATTCAAGCCACATTCTACAATCTTTGCGAGCCGTATCTCAGAAGAGATTTGTAACTGTCCTCCCCTCACTGCGAACTGTAGGTGTTCATCGCCAAAGcgtctgatctgatctgatctggatgcatgtgagggagagtgagaccAAGGCAGAGCGCACAAACATCTCTCCAGCTGTCGCTCGCGTGTGCCGCGGAGTCGCGGGGTGCTgaggataagtgtgtgtgtgtgagtgcagttaaggacagaggagtgtgtgcgcTGACCACTGCTGAAGCGCTGCCAAGCTGAACAGGTCACTGTACCGGGAAGAGacgtttggggggggggggggaagggggaggggggaacaAAGCAAAGCAGGCCAGAGAGGTATTTAAGAAACCAAGACTTTGGAAGCTCGTACTGTCCAACTGCAAGCAAGATGAAAGTGGCGGCTGTTTCACTGGTGCTGATACTGAGTCTGGGGGCCTCAGGTGAGTAAACGCAGGCACATCACGGCGCCGATTCAGAACACACAGTAAACACGGGCTCTGAGTCTAGATTCAGAACACACAGTAAACACGGGCTCTGAGTCTAGATTCAGAACACGGGGTAAACATGGGCTCTGAGTCTAGTCATGACTAACGATGAATAGCACTTATCTGGCTTCACGTGGCATCAGAGAGTACAGAGTGCAGTGTAgttctgtgtttatttgtaacTGGTGATGACACTTTCTGATCATGTATTGCATTTCTGTATAAACAAAGGCACATATATGTGTAGTGGTTTATGCTTTGAATGCTGTACCTGTTCCCTATAACCAAAGGCACATATATGTGTAGTTGTTTATGCTTTGAATATTGTGCCTGTTCCCTATAAACaaaggcacatactgtatgtgtagtggTTTATGCTTTGAATACTGTAGCTGCTCTAAGTGGTTTTGTCAGAGAAGTAGCCTGAAGTGCACAGAAGTGTCCAGTTCATGTAATGTGTCATCTCTGGCTTCCCCCGACAGCCTTCCCACTGCAGCAGTGGGACCTGGCCCCGCAGGCCAATAAGGCCATCCAGATGTCCCTGGATCAGGTCAACGCTCAGTACGGCAGAGATCGCCTCTTCAGGCTGACCAAAGGCTCCGTCAAGAGGGTGAGAACGCTCAACGCCTCCTTAAAATCTCTTCTTTTTCCCCCCACCTGAACAGCACATCAAAGAGTTCTCCGTAATATTTATAAtaatttgtttgtgtacaggtgGTTCCTTTGGGGATGAACACACACGACCTGATGATGAACTTTGCGGTGAGGGAGACGGACTGTCTGAAGACCTCTGGGGCCGACCCTCTGAACTGCAATTTCCGCCGAGGCTTCTTTGTGGTATGATTCCTCTCAGACTTAACCCTCAGCTTGCTCACAGCTCCTTCTTTGTGGTATGATTCCTCTCAGCCTTAACCCTCAGCGTGCTCACAGCTCCTTCTTTGTGGTATGATTCCTCTCAGACTTAACCCTCAGCTTGCTCACAGCTCCTTCTTTGTGGTATGATtcctctcatgtgtgtgtgtgtgtgtgtgtgtgtgtgttgggcttcTTTGTGGTATGATTCCTCTCAGACTTAACCCTCAGCGTGCTCACAGCTCCTTAAGGTTGCCGTAGCTACAGCTGTAGACCGTGGTGGTGACTGACCGCCAGTGAGAGTATTTCTTTGCTATCCAGATGTCTGTCCTTGTGTCATTCTACACTCCTTCAGACACAGAACTGCTGTAGTTCAAAATGAATGTGAAAGTAAACGGTGTTTATTTAGCCTGTCCCAAATTAACTACCTTTACCCTAAGCCTCCTGTAAAAGGGagaggggtgaaaaaaaaaaaccccaaaaggacacaaatgtaaacatgtcTCTTTGGGACAGTATGACTGTCTTTGGACCAATGTACTAATGGAGAGATGTTGACCGATACCAGTTCAACGCGTTCAACGAGTTCACAGCTGGACTGCGGTCGGGAACAGTGGGTGGGAGCTCCGACTGCAGACAGGCCGTCCAGTTCATTGGGCACTGGAGAGGCCGAGGTGCTGCCAGATTAGTGACGCAACCCAGCTCAGCCCGAGGACACGCACGAGATGGCCTCCACTGCAGGCTCTGCCCAAATAACTGCAtttaaacaacaataacaacaacaacaacaactacacgTTGCATTTAATATAGCGCTTTTCAGGGTACTTCAAGGGCTTCACAGTGAAGGGGAACCTCACTAAACACCGCCAATATGTGGTACCCACCTGGTGGTTTGTGCTTGTGATATTGCCATCTTGTTCTGAATAATTATTCTACAGTCATCACAGTGACACACAGTAGTGATGAATTTAATGAATGCATTTGCTATTAAATAATCATGAAGTGGTCCAATGTGAGCCATTTTGTGAGCCAGCAACTTTTACGATCATGAGATTTTTGGGGTGTAAATTGTATTTAATCATTGGTTTTTAGAATATTTTAGCAAACCTTTGAAATATGTATCGCTATTGATGAATGTTTAAAATGTCTTCAGCAACCACAAACTGCTGGTGACACACAATGGAGCATTTAATCTTAATCTAGGCAGTCACTTTGGCATCtcctcttgttttgtttgtctagTTTCCATAGTTACTTAAACATAATCAAAACATAAACAGAGATCTCTTTCCTGGTACTGGAAACTCCCTCGTCTCATCTGCTgtttcctgccccccccccccccccccctctctgtcttgtctCAGGCGGAGGCGTCCTGCTACTCCCGCGTGCGTGTGACTGGCGAGAGTTCTCAGCTCATCGCCCTCCGGTGCAGCCAAGCtgacagcagctccagcagctcggAGTCCAGTGAAGAGGTGGGACAGAGCGATAGGCTCTAGAGACAGACGTACTGTAGCCAATATCTGCACtacaaccaaagatccttaaggcggagcaagatacgtcgtcgtaattcatgtctatgggcgcaaaacggggatcacttcctctgcataaagggtgtgtgtcatgcgtgtcatgtccatagacttcaatggaaaagAGGCGGAACAGCTCTgtataaagggggattttgcccccctccctcttgcgattcgggttccaggaagtggcttctcatgaagtatcttgctccgcccttaatgatctttgctacaacatcatcacataccaAAGCTCTGGGACGTCTGCCATTACACCCACAAGAACTCCAGTGGCATCTAATCTCTTTCCTAGTTCATCCCACATCTCAGTGGGGAGTAACTGAATGGAACAATGTATTTATGGACCCTGCTTTGTGCACTGAGACTTAGTCATGCTGAAACCGAAAAGGGCTTCCCCGAACTGTTCCCAAAAAAAGTTGGAAGCATGTAATTGTCCAAAATCTTGAGATACTGAAGCATTAAGATTCCTCTTCACTTACCCAAGCCTAACCCCTTGAAAAACAACCAGTGTGCCATTATCTCCTCACCAGCATGACCGGACTAACCCTATAGTGCACCAGCATGACTGGACTAACCCTATAGTGCACCAGCATGACTGGACTAACCCTATAGTGCACCAGCATGACTGGACTAACCCTATAGTGCACCAGCATGACCGGACTAACCCTATAGTGCACCAGCAGCATGACTGGACTAACCCTATAGTGCACCAGCATGACTGGACTAACCCTATAGTGCACCAGCATGACGGGACTAACCCTATAGTGCACAAGCAGGGTGCTCTACATCACCCAACACCTTTGGGATGGACCACAAGAGGGGTGACGAGCCGGGCCTTACTGTCCAACTCAGACACGTGTCTGACCTCAAACACttttctgaatgaatggacaaacacaGCCAGACACTCTATTGGATTCTGTAATAgctatacaagtgtgtgtgtgcggctttAGAATGGGAAGTCATTTAAGTCATCATATGTTCTTCTCATAAGTTCCTGTGGGTGTGCTGGCAGATGTCCAATACTGTTGTCtatagtgtgtgagtgcatctaTCTAGAGACACAGTTATTCTCATGTTAAATTCCAGTGAATAAGGTGCCGGAATACAGCAGTACTTCATTATGGATATTATCTCGGTTCTCTCTAATTGCTCATCGTTGTTGTCTTGCAGATGATGAGGGGCAGAACCTGGGTCTACAACCCGTTTGCACCAAGAGGTATGTCCGTCTGAATTTGAAATAAGAGAAGTCCTGGGGTAAGAGAACTCCTCCTGGGGTAGGAGAACTCCTCCTGGGGTAAGAGAACTCCTGGGGCAAGAGAACTCCTGGGGCATGCTCCCCTAGGCTGAAGCCTGTCTGGCTCAGTGTCGTGAGCAGCCCAAGACTGCAGGGACAGTGTGCTGTAAAGACCTGACAACTGCCCTCAGTTCCAACACAACTTTAGCATTTGGAGATCATGGAGTTGATGTAAAGTGCACTATAAAtacaatgtattattattattattgtctgaTCATGTGAAATATGCAACAGTTGCTGTATCCCATAAAAGCACAACATGTCCTGACAGTAAGTAACTTGCTGTATCCCATAATGTCCTGACAGTGAATAAGTGTTCCCTCATGCTTCAGTGTGCGAAGTGTTGATCTATTtgacctcttttttttttttattgcttccTCAGAGCCCGTGAACCCGCCACCTGTTGACGTCCACACTGCCGCACCCTCCCGCAGAGAgaccatagagagagagaacgatatGTTCCGAGAGAGGGCTCCCGCTCGAGGGGACAACTTCAGCAACTTCCTGTCTCGGTAGTTCAGAAGACGTCACCTGTAACTTCCCGTTTCAGTAGTTCAGAGGACGAGCAGATCATCAGCAATCACCTGTAATGTTGGAACTGGAGACCTCGATCGTGTAGTCTAGTCACAGTTTCTAGTGAAGCCGCACAATTCTGCTTTACAATAACCCACAGTATGGATCACTGAATCCAGGTGCACACACTATTCTATATGATGAAGCACTGGTGCAGTTCAGCACAGGTAAATGTAAACATGTAATTTTTATTCTCTTCACTTCAATAAATACCATAATAACTCTGACGACTCTGATCTGTTCATGTTGACtgagacagaaaaagacagacacacacatggaggctTGATTTTGACATTTATATATTGATcttacattgaaatgcatttatATAGTGATTTTATCTTAAAAGCAGAGACATTATGACTTCATTTTCCCcgatatgatttttttttagagaTGTCCGATACTGGTCCCAGATAGGTCTCCAAACTTCAATACCGGTAACGTAATGCTCGATTCGGTCAGATATAGGCAATAACGTTGGAATATGCTAGAGAGTTTAAAAACAGGCATCCCTCTGATGGAATATATGCAGCTCATATATTCACGGTCCGGTGGTGAGCATTCATGGCGATGCTCTCGGCGAGACACCTGTGATCCAGGTGATAGACAAGGAAGCCACTTCTGCTGTGCCTCTTCCAAGTCACCTCTTCAAACGCATGACCGAGTACAGCACAGGTGAGACCACCTGTTCTGGACCTCTACAGCAATGGTGGTTTGGAGAGTGATCACAGGATGGGTTCCCAAAGCTAACACTATACTGATGCTACTCTTGTGGATTATGGTAGTTTCGGAATAAAAGCTTTTACAATTATTGTCAAACTGACCTCCTTCAACATGCTCAGGAGGTAGCTCCTGGCTGGCTAACGAAAGCGATGATTCTTCAACAACCTACGTATCCTGTCCAAGGTCCATTCCTAAGGTCCAGTCTGTGGAAGGCAGAGTTACAGGCAGGCCAAGCAGctggaaaatgtttttttttttttctttctcattttgTAAAGACAGAGACTGCAGTGATGACAGAAATGAAGAGATTAAAAAGAAACAAGGCTCAAACCATCACAGCACACATTACATCCAAATCTGAGTGACAAATAGTATTTGTTTACATTAAAGCACTTCTCTGGGGCTTGATTGAGATGGCCCGCCGTGTCATTGGCAGCAGTAAAGCCCAAGGTCTGTTTCTATGGCAATTCACAAGCTCCATGAAACGGAAG
Encoded proteins:
- the alg11 gene encoding GDP-Man:Man(3)GlcNAc(2)-PP-Dol alpha-1,2-mannosyltransferase — its product is MSGHDHLTLCLCDLIRLLWSLVLPCVYLCVVLTTGLFLLILGVRAWLQMNRKARLSRDPSPTVAFFHPYCNAGGGGERVLWCALRALQNRYPDVRFVVYTGDQGVTGEQILAGARRRFNIALPRPVQFVFLQHRQLVEAGVYPHFTLLGQSVGSIFLGWEALYELTPDLYIDSMGYAFTLPIFRYLGGCRVGSYVHYPTISTDMLSVVRERNPRFNNADYISSNPLLSAVKVIYYCAFALLYGLAGSCSDVVMVNSTWTLGHILALWRAPNRTSVVYPPCDVQSFLAAPLEDEQEDEERKDDGAGDGKCHAVVSVGQFRPEKDHRLQIRAFRKLLERRAGGKPGGGREAVKLVLVGGCRNQDDEERVLMLRGLCQELGVADRVEFKLNIPFEELKKELADATVGLHTMWNEHFGIGVVECMAAGTVILAHKSGGPKLDIVVPYEGGPTGFLADDEDSYADALERILSLSAAERMEIRRRARQSVARFSDQEFQTSFLAAVEPLMGTLER
- the spp2 gene encoding secreted phosphoprotein 24, yielding MKVAAVSLVLILSLGASAFPLQQWDLAPQANKAIQMSLDQVNAQYGRDRLFRLTKGSVKRVVPLGMNTHDLMMNFAVRETDCLKTSGADPLNCNFRRGFFVAEASCYSRVRVTGESSQLIALRCSQADSSSSSSESSEEMMRGRTWVYNPFAPREPVNPPPVDVHTAAPSRRETIERENDMFRERAPARGDNFSNFLSR